Proteins from one Halovivax limisalsi genomic window:
- a CDS encoding glycosyltransferase family 2 protein has protein sequence MIPTHDRPDGLRRAVDSVLAQTHDPVEVVVVDDASRVPARDVLAEAIEQSRTDGVGAPIERFEVVRFESNRGGAAARNAGIEAASGAYVAFLDDDDRWDPAKLDRQVDRLEAAPAGVGVCYTGVVQVGDSGGRTAVSRPTHDGDLTKTLLVRNVVGTISSVVIRREVVETVGGLDERFPSWQDWAYYLRCSDAYRFCAVREPLTIRHNAGDQLSGDYRTKRAESAPLFRREFGPVATRYGPSVERAFEAAVDYHLGLAAIRADEYGAARRHFLAALRRNPRRPVVACYLLAVAGGRVTYETLYRLDSVLPIRRLKRALRE, from the coding sequence GTGATACCGACGCACGATCGTCCCGACGGGCTGCGCCGCGCCGTCGACAGCGTCCTCGCACAGACGCACGACCCGGTCGAAGTGGTGGTCGTCGACGACGCCTCGCGGGTCCCGGCTCGCGACGTCCTCGCCGAGGCGATCGAGCAGTCACGAACCGACGGGGTGGGAGCACCGATCGAGCGATTCGAGGTCGTCCGCTTCGAGTCCAACCGCGGCGGCGCGGCCGCGCGAAACGCGGGGATCGAGGCCGCCAGCGGGGCCTATGTCGCCTTCCTCGACGACGACGATCGGTGGGATCCGGCGAAGCTCGACCGACAGGTCGACCGGCTCGAAGCCGCACCCGCGGGCGTCGGGGTCTGTTACACCGGCGTCGTCCAGGTCGGCGACTCGGGCGGGCGGACGGCGGTCTCGCGGCCGACGCACGACGGGGACCTCACCAAGACGTTGCTCGTTCGCAACGTCGTCGGGACGATATCGTCCGTCGTGATACGCCGCGAGGTGGTCGAGACCGTCGGCGGGTTAGACGAACGCTTTCCGAGCTGGCAGGACTGGGCGTACTACCTGCGCTGCTCGGACGCGTACCGGTTCTGCGCGGTTCGGGAGCCGCTGACGATCCGTCACAACGCGGGCGACCAGCTCAGCGGCGACTACCGGACGAAGCGAGCGGAGAGTGCGCCGCTGTTCAGACGGGAGTTCGGCCCGGTCGCGACCCGGTACGGCCCCTCCGTCGAACGGGCGTTCGAGGCCGCCGTCGACTACCACCTCGGGCTGGCCGCGATCCGCGCCGACGAGTACGGGGCGGCGAGACGCCACTTCCTCGCGGCGCTCCGCCGAAACCCGCGCCGGCCGGTGGTCGCGTGCTACCTCCTCGCCGTCGCGGGCGGGCGGGTCACGTACGAAACGCTCTACCGACTCGACTCGGTCCTCCCGATCCGACGGCTGAAACGGGCGCTCCGGGAGTGA
- a CDS encoding dTMP kinase: MTERAVRPPLVAFSGIDGSGKTTQARLLVRHLRGRGVDARYATAVGPNARPLRLLKDRIAPRFLEREAAFVRGDAASAAGGPSADADPADASSADTDTTDSSPTTSGTSSSMVGRALGLGFLARGVWQSWATPRIERDGGVVVLDRYLHDDLVRVAWRYGFDERRLARLSRLVPDPDLHVRLLAASSTAWERESDGRTAPDEHAAKNACYDRLFDALPDESRVVSIDTEASGIEATHRRVREAFEERVAPLAGAP, encoded by the coding sequence GTGACTGAACGGGCTGTGCGTCCGCCGCTCGTGGCGTTCAGCGGGATCGACGGGTCGGGCAAGACCACGCAGGCGCGCCTGCTCGTCCGCCACCTGCGCGGACGGGGCGTCGACGCCCGGTACGCGACCGCCGTCGGACCGAACGCGCGCCCGCTGCGGCTCCTCAAAGACCGGATCGCGCCGCGGTTCCTCGAGCGCGAAGCCGCCTTCGTTCGCGGCGACGCAGCATCCGCAGCCGGCGGTCCGTCCGCCGACGCGGATCCGGCCGATGCCTCGTCCGCCGACACCGATACGACCGACAGTTCGCCCACCACTAGCGGGACGTCATCGAGCATGGTGGGGCGAGCCCTCGGCCTCGGCTTTCTCGCGCGCGGCGTCTGGCAGTCGTGGGCCACGCCGCGCATCGAGCGCGACGGCGGCGTCGTGGTACTCGATCGATACCTCCACGACGACCTGGTCCGCGTGGCCTGGCGCTACGGCTTCGACGAACGGCGGCTGGCGAGGCTCTCGCGGCTCGTTCCCGATCCCGACCTGCACGTTCGACTCCTCGCGGCGTCGAGCACCGCCTGGGAGCGGGAGTCGGACGGGCGAACCGCGCCCGACGAACACGCGGCGAAGAACGCGTGTTACGATCGCCTCTTCGACGCCCTCCCCGACGAGTCGCGGGTCGTCTCGATCGACACCGAGGCGAGCGGGATCGAGGCGACGCACCGTCGCGTGCGCGAGGCGTTCGAGGAACGCGTCGCACCCCTGGCGGGTGCGCCCTGA
- a CDS encoding O-antigen ligase family protein — protein sequence MGAGPPRAAIGPSSGEQLAERLLFVLFVGYAFLLPLRHALVVPAIGVSIGPLLALAIWSGWGLLVLVRGSMRRPHPFHAAVGAFVLVAAASLAWTIDTSMTAVRVATLGYVLAVLVVAWDLLRSRRRIAIVGQALVLGVFVVGLLGVVDVLQQGGLLSRRHVAHGVNANVLARWLVLVAPVAAGLFVADRRSDRVLLGVIDVAYLALLPFMVLATGSRQGVVALLVLGALGGVALARRGPPIKFGRRHVVGTGLLVGLFVVAVRRIGSLGVFLDRLPAATSRLDTLGGRTPIWEVGFEAFGARPFLGSGAGTYGALTPESMSADPHNTVVGVAAELGAVGLLAFAVLALLPAVAVRRNPGPRYASTGLLLALATFAPVAMLYTDVFYWLLVSLVVASHARGVEEWPVPVATFAGSRGRPSNSASAPTAETADVVEDGGSSRGDRPRDDSSE from the coding sequence ATGGGGGCCGGCCCACCCCGGGCGGCGATCGGTCCGTCGAGCGGCGAACAGCTCGCCGAACGGCTCCTCTTCGTCCTCTTCGTCGGGTACGCGTTCCTCCTCCCGCTTCGCCACGCGCTCGTCGTTCCCGCGATCGGCGTCTCGATCGGACCGCTCCTCGCGCTCGCGATCTGGAGCGGCTGGGGCCTCCTCGTCCTCGTCAGGGGCTCGATGCGACGACCGCACCCGTTTCACGCGGCCGTCGGCGCGTTCGTGCTCGTCGCCGCGGCGAGTCTCGCCTGGACGATCGATACGTCGATGACGGCGGTCCGGGTCGCGACGCTGGGCTACGTCCTCGCGGTGCTCGTCGTCGCCTGGGACCTCCTCCGGTCGCGGCGACGGATCGCGATCGTGGGTCAGGCGCTCGTCCTCGGCGTCTTCGTCGTCGGGCTCCTCGGCGTGGTCGACGTCCTCCAGCAAGGCGGACTGCTGAGCAGGAGACACGTCGCCCACGGCGTCAACGCGAACGTCCTCGCGCGGTGGCTCGTCCTCGTCGCCCCCGTCGCCGCCGGGCTCTTCGTCGCCGATCGACGCTCCGATCGGGTCCTCCTCGGCGTCATCGACGTCGCCTACCTCGCGCTCCTGCCGTTCATGGTGCTCGCGACGGGGTCGCGCCAGGGGGTCGTCGCCCTCCTCGTCCTCGGCGCGCTCGGTGGGGTCGCCCTCGCCCGCCGCGGTCCACCGATCAAATTCGGACGCCGCCACGTCGTCGGAACCGGTCTTCTCGTCGGGCTGTTCGTCGTCGCGGTTCGGCGAATCGGTTCGCTCGGCGTCTTTCTCGACCGATTGCCGGCCGCGACGTCGCGCCTCGACACGCTCGGCGGACGGACGCCCATCTGGGAGGTGGGGTTCGAGGCGTTCGGCGCTCGCCCGTTCCTCGGGTCCGGGGCCGGTACGTACGGGGCGCTGACGCCCGAGTCGATGTCCGCCGACCCGCACAACACCGTCGTCGGCGTCGCCGCCGAACTCGGGGCCGTCGGCCTCCTCGCGTTCGCCGTTCTCGCGCTTCTCCCCGCCGTCGCGGTACGTCGGAACCCGGGACCCCGATACGCGTCGACGGGCCTCCTGCTCGCGCTGGCGACGTTCGCCCCGGTGGCGATGCTCTACACCGACGTGTTCTACTGGCTCCTCGTGTCCCTCGTCGTGGCATCCCACGCGCGAGGAGTCGAGGAGTGGCCGGTGCCGGTCGCGACGTTCGCGGGGTCCCGCGGGCGCCCGTCGAATTCGGCGTCCGCGCCGACGGCCGAGACCGCCGACGTCGTCGAAGACGGGGGTTCGAGTCGAGGCGACCGGCCGCGCGACGACTCGTCGGAGTGA
- a CDS encoding O-antigen ligase family protein — MNGGTEGPSRKDTTSSGWTTSTVASALERGSILAAVPILEVLIAVSLFPAVYLGADRLAPIEAALPVNFYYLAITLATLLALGTVLRAGYGVGRDRRVDPRSAAVFFAALAFVAWAALSLRWTVESGEYATYKLERLALFGPLLLGFGLVLARSRRRLVAFALVMGAIGVWLAAEALYATHVLGEMAFVTVGSDTYLVHGRAIGFAAPLLSGVVVARRHPAIRLVAGAMIAAALVGSATAGGRGPFVALLAALGTFVLVEGLTAAAARRVTPAGVAASVGSAIAIVGGALLMIRTLGSTPWTLERLGTVGSDSATETRLHMLEEATNLWLERPLLGHGIGSYDALTATGHEYPHNVIVETLAELGLVGFGLAALVVLPGLVASLAARVRGGSAMHTAVVALFVYMLVNACLSFDLQSNRQLFFAAGLLALGWTARNDE; from the coding sequence ATGAACGGCGGGACCGAGGGGCCGTCGAGGAAGGACACCACCTCGAGCGGGTGGACCACGTCGACCGTCGCGTCCGCCCTCGAACGGGGGTCGATCCTCGCCGCCGTGCCGATTCTCGAAGTGCTGATCGCCGTCTCGCTGTTCCCGGCGGTCTACCTCGGCGCGGACCGACTCGCACCGATCGAGGCCGCCCTGCCGGTGAACTTCTACTACCTCGCGATCACGCTCGCCACGCTGCTCGCGCTCGGGACGGTCCTGCGAGCCGGGTACGGGGTCGGCCGCGACCGGCGCGTCGATCCGCGATCGGCGGCCGTCTTCTTCGCCGCGCTCGCGTTCGTCGCCTGGGCGGCGCTCAGCCTCCGCTGGACGGTCGAAAGCGGCGAGTACGCGACGTACAAGCTCGAACGGCTGGCCCTCTTCGGCCCGCTCCTGCTCGGATTCGGGCTCGTGCTCGCCCGATCGCGTCGCCGACTCGTCGCGTTCGCGCTGGTGATGGGCGCGATCGGCGTCTGGCTCGCCGCGGAAGCGTTGTACGCGACGCACGTCCTCGGCGAGATGGCGTTCGTCACCGTCGGCTCCGACACGTACCTCGTCCACGGTCGGGCGATCGGGTTCGCCGCGCCGTTGCTCTCGGGGGTGGTGGTCGCTCGACGCCACCCGGCGATCCGCCTCGTCGCCGGTGCGATGATCGCCGCCGCCCTCGTCGGCAGCGCGACCGCCGGCGGCCGTGGTCCGTTCGTCGCCCTGCTCGCGGCGCTGGGGACGTTCGTCCTCGTCGAGGGCCTGACTGCGGCGGCCGCGAGGCGGGTGACGCCGGCGGGCGTCGCCGCGAGCGTCGGCTCCGCGATCGCCATCGTCGGCGGCGCCCTCCTCATGATCCGAACGCTCGGCTCGACGCCCTGGACGCTCGAACGCCTCGGTACCGTCGGCTCGGATTCCGCCACGGAGACGCGACTGCACATGCTCGAAGAGGCGACGAACCTCTGGCTCGAACGGCCGCTCCTCGGCCACGGGATCGGTAGCTACGACGCCCTCACGGCGACCGGACACGAGTACCCCCACAACGTGATCGTCGAGACGCTCGCTGAACTGGGCCTCGTCGGATTCGGCCTCGCCGCGCTGGTCGTCCTGCCGGGGCTCGTCGCCTCGCTGGCCGCGCGCGTTCGCGGCGGAAGCGCCATGCACACCGCCGTCGTGGCGCTCTTCGTCTACATGCTCGTCAACGCCTGCCTCTCCTTCGACCTCCAGTCGAACCGCCAGCTGTTCTTCGCCGCCGGCCTCCTGGCGCTCGGCTGGACCGCGCGGAACGACGAGTGA
- a CDS encoding sugar transferase, which translates to MHSGWWYRAASAIGTTGLAAVATVWSLYARRTPGYGPPIDPTALDAPDAAAIVVATSGAALVIGLALEPMYRPRPRRVTSLLATTLGRLTLACLLLWPLGSGYGPLSLPAGALVPVWGILAVSLPPYYWLLRRRERPNRVLVVGDDRAVIEAVTDDLAVNPIGFVSPPTGVDAGRTGATERDAPGGSPARRERVAEVPTATDGGRAGVGVVANPNPAERLGGLSRLESLVRRHDVDTLALAFPEPDRGECFGSLAVAFDHGLAVVSHESLADDVLIAGDAGGSLVEVTVDPWPWYTHVSKRAFDVAFATVGLLVLAPVALALAATLARESNGSILYQQTRTAAFGGRIRVRKFRTMRPESENPVPQADRETEGITPVGRVLRRTHLDEIPQLWSVLRGDMSVVGPRANWIDEERLIEAAVPGWRVRWHVKPGLTGLAQVNDVGSTTGPRKLELDRQYIESQSFALDCRIVAAQLRFVGADVTDLLRRRLRRWLRGNSP; encoded by the coding sequence ATGCACTCGGGCTGGTGGTATCGGGCGGCGAGTGCGATCGGGACGACCGGGCTGGCCGCGGTAGCGACCGTCTGGAGCCTTTACGCGCGGCGAACTCCGGGGTACGGCCCGCCTATCGACCCGACCGCGCTCGATGCGCCCGACGCGGCCGCGATCGTCGTCGCGACGAGTGGGGCTGCCCTCGTGATCGGATTGGCGCTCGAACCGATGTATCGTCCGCGACCGCGCAGAGTGACGTCGCTGCTCGCGACGACGCTCGGGCGACTCACGCTCGCGTGCCTCCTGCTCTGGCCCCTCGGGTCGGGGTACGGACCGCTTTCGCTTCCAGCGGGGGCGCTCGTCCCCGTCTGGGGGATTCTGGCCGTGTCGCTTCCGCCGTACTACTGGTTGCTTCGCCGACGCGAGCGCCCAAATCGAGTCCTCGTCGTCGGTGACGATCGGGCCGTGATCGAGGCCGTCACCGACGACCTGGCCGTGAACCCGATCGGATTCGTGTCACCCCCGACCGGAGTGGACGCCGGACGCACGGGCGCGACGGAACGCGACGCGCCGGGCGGATCGCCAGCGCGACGCGAGCGCGTCGCCGAGGTGCCGACGGCGACCGACGGCGGTCGGGCCGGTGTCGGCGTGGTCGCGAATCCGAATCCCGCCGAGCGACTCGGCGGCCTCTCCAGGCTGGAGTCGCTGGTGCGTCGCCACGACGTGGACACGCTCGCGCTGGCGTTCCCCGAACCGGACCGCGGCGAGTGTTTCGGCTCGCTGGCGGTCGCGTTCGACCACGGCCTCGCCGTCGTGAGTCACGAGTCCCTCGCGGACGACGTGCTGATCGCCGGGGACGCCGGCGGCTCGCTGGTCGAGGTGACCGTCGATCCCTGGCCGTGGTACACCCACGTCTCGAAGCGGGCGTTCGACGTCGCGTTCGCGACCGTCGGCCTCCTGGTGCTGGCACCGGTGGCGCTCGCCCTCGCGGCGACGCTCGCGCGCGAGTCGAACGGATCGATCCTCTATCAGCAGACCCGGACCGCGGCGTTCGGCGGTCGGATTCGCGTCCGAAAGTTCAGGACGATGCGCCCCGAGAGCGAGAACCCGGTGCCCCAGGCCGACCGCGAGACCGAGGGGATCACGCCGGTCGGCCGGGTCCTACGGCGCACGCACCTCGACGAGATTCCGCAGCTCTGGTCGGTCCTTCGGGGCGACATGAGCGTCGTCGGGCCGCGGGCGAACTGGATCGACGAGGAGCGCCTCATCGAGGCGGCCGTGCCCGGCTGGCGGGTTCGCTGGCACGTCAAGCCGGGCCTCACGGGACTCGCCCAGGTCAACGACGTCGGCAGCACGACCGGCCCTCGAAAACTCGAACTCGACCGGCAATACATCGAGAGCCAGTCGTTCGCCCTCGACTGCCGGATCGTCGCCGCCCAGCTTCGCTTCGTCGGGGCGGACGTGACCGACCTCCTCCGCCGGCGCCTTCGCCGGTGGCTCCGCGGGAACTCACCATGA
- a CDS encoding homoserine kinase → MVTVRAPATSANLGSGFDVFGLALARPADVVRVERAETTSIEITGVGSRYIPTDPADNTAGAVADALDAPARIEIDKGVRPSSGLGSSAASAAATAVAIDRLYDLGHDAETLVRAAAEGEAVVSGEAHADNVAPAILGGFTIVTAGGITAIDASLSLVACLPETVVSTRDARGVVPANASMDDLVETVGAAATLTAGMARDDPELVGRGMHDSVVTPERAALIDGYERVGEAAREAGATGVTISGAGPAMLAVCRPGDRRSVAAAMIDAFDAVGVESRAYQTEVGQGVEIL, encoded by the coding sequence ATGGTCACCGTCCGGGCGCCGGCGACGAGCGCGAATCTCGGCAGCGGATTCGACGTCTTCGGCCTCGCGCTCGCCCGCCCGGCGGACGTAGTGCGTGTCGAGCGCGCCGAGACCACGTCGATCGAGATCACCGGCGTCGGCAGCCGGTACATCCCGACCGATCCGGCGGACAACACCGCGGGTGCCGTCGCGGACGCGCTCGACGCACCCGCACGAATCGAGATCGACAAAGGGGTCAGACCGTCGTCCGGCCTCGGGTCGTCGGCCGCGAGCGCCGCGGCCACCGCCGTCGCCATCGACCGCCTCTACGATCTCGGCCACGACGCGGAGACGCTCGTCCGCGCCGCGGCGGAGGGCGAGGCCGTCGTCTCCGGCGAAGCGCACGCGGACAACGTCGCCCCCGCGATTCTGGGCGGGTTCACCATCGTCACTGCGGGCGGAATTACGGCGATCGACGCCTCGCTCTCGCTGGTCGCCTGCCTGCCCGAGACGGTCGTCTCGACGCGGGACGCCAGGGGCGTCGTCCCAGCAAATGCGTCGATGGACGACCTCGTCGAGACGGTCGGCGCGGCGGCGACGCTGACCGCGGGGATGGCCCGCGACGATCCCGAACTGGTCGGCCGCGGGATGCACGACAGCGTCGTCACGCCCGAACGCGCCGCGCTCATCGACGGCTACGAGCGCGTGGGTGAAGCCGCCCGCGAAGCGGGGGCGACCGGGGTCACGATCAGCGGCGCTGGACCGGCAATGCTCGCCGTTTGTCGGCCGGGCGACCGGCGATCCGTCGCGGCCGCGATGATCGACGCGTTCGACGCGGTCGGCGTCGAGAGTCGCGCCTATCAGACGGAGGTCGGCCAGGGCGTGGAAATCTTGTAG
- a CDS encoding glycosyltransferase family 4 protein has translation MKILRIAHTVHPDVTGGAAYHVHAMSRDQAAMGHDVTVLTIRHDPSAPSVERVTGEGRVAGNGTANDDGPSSASGYTLRRYDPTVSPLGNDVSVGLARHFAGADGYDVIHAHSHLYFSTNLAALRRTLGSTPLAITNHGVFSQNAPRRYIEAYLRTLGRATLDAADVVFCYTDVDRSRLRSYGVRTPIAVVPNGIDRERFSPGGPVTERIAGEGDAVLFVGRLVEGKRPGLAVDAVDRLRDRRPAATLYVCGDGPLRSELDATAREAGEAVQFLGEVPHEAMPACYRAADALVLPSRAEGVPRTVLEAQAAGVPVVATDLPQLRPVATSRDRLVGEAAPAAFAEALDAALAETTGVGGRRSIDSATPATSALAGDGSGVDATTDGSPPETDRPGSWELTVARTTRILESLTEGDGFD, from the coding sequence ATGAAGATCCTCCGAATCGCACACACCGTTCACCCGGACGTGACCGGCGGCGCGGCCTACCACGTCCACGCGATGAGTCGCGATCAGGCGGCGATGGGCCACGACGTGACGGTCCTGACCATCCGACACGATCCGTCGGCGCCGTCTGTCGAACGCGTGACTGGCGAGGGGCGCGTTGCCGGTAACGGTACCGCGAACGACGACGGCCCGTCGTCCGCGAGCGGGTACACGCTCCGCCGGTACGACCCCACCGTCTCCCCGCTCGGCAACGACGTCTCCGTCGGTCTCGCGCGCCACTTCGCGGGGGCCGACGGGTACGACGTGATCCACGCCCACTCGCACCTGTACTTCTCGACGAACCTCGCCGCTCTCAGGCGAACGCTCGGATCGACGCCGCTCGCGATCACGAACCACGGCGTGTTCTCGCAGAACGCGCCCCGGCGGTACATCGAGGCCTATCTGCGAACCCTCGGCCGCGCGACGCTGGACGCCGCTGACGTCGTGTTCTGTTACACCGACGTCGACCGGAGCCGCCTGCGATCCTACGGGGTTCGCACGCCGATCGCCGTCGTTCCCAACGGCATCGACCGCGAACGCTTCTCGCCCGGTGGCCCCGTGACCGAGCGGATCGCCGGCGAAGGCGACGCGGTGCTCTTCGTCGGCCGTCTCGTCGAGGGCAAGCGACCGGGCCTCGCCGTCGACGCGGTCGATCGCCTGCGGGATCGCCGGCCGGCGGCGACGCTCTACGTCTGCGGCGACGGCCCGTTGCGGTCCGAGCTCGACGCGACCGCGCGGGAAGCGGGCGAGGCGGTCCAGTTTCTTGGCGAGGTGCCGCACGAGGCGATGCCCGCCTGCTATCGCGCGGCCGACGCGCTCGTCCTCCCCAGTCGCGCGGAGGGCGTTCCCCGGACGGTGCTCGAAGCCCAGGCCGCCGGCGTGCCGGTCGTCGCGACCGACCTGCCCCAGCTCCGCCCGGTCGCGACGTCGCGAGATCGACTCGTCGGCGAGGCCGCTCCGGCCGCGTTCGCGGAGGCGCTCGACGCGGCGCTGGCGGAGACGACGGGCGTCGGCGGGCGGCGCTCGATCGATTCCGCCACCCCTGCCACCTCCGCGCTGGCCGGCGACGGATCCGGTGTCGACGCGACCACCGACGGGTCGCCGCCCGAGACTGACCGACCGGGATCCTGGGAGCTGACGGTCGCCCGGACGACGCGGATCCTCGAATCGCTCACCGAGGGCGACGGGTTCGACTGA
- a CDS encoding glycosyltransferase codes for MNRTRSPRRRSLVYFVSTRTAGGAQTGMVRLLDGLDPERWDVTVASVTSADTDVGPELPDRAKRIDLDRRSPVRGPIALYRAVADADVLVCSLYHATIVGRLLSTLAGVSVVNWHHSVRFANGLRERCYLATAGLSDRILADSPAVATVLDESYGLGEKVSTVPIAGIDLEEFRPTTHAAGDELRVVTVGSLVPAKRHRAVLEAARVLDEREGAPSVSVTIAGSGELAADLRQRRDALGLQRVSLPGHVDDVPALLREHDIYLHTAAYEGLCLAALEAMACELPVVSTRVGGPATYVEDGRSGYLLDEADPHAIADAIRRLSDPDRRREFGGRGREIVENGYSQAALVSAFESAIEACLDGNERERVDGRARVEPS; via the coding sequence ATGAACCGGACCCGTTCGCCCCGACGACGCTCGCTGGTCTACTTCGTCTCGACGCGAACCGCGGGCGGCGCCCAGACCGGCATGGTCCGGTTGCTCGACGGCCTGGATCCGGAACGCTGGGACGTGACGGTCGCGAGCGTCACCAGCGCAGACACCGACGTCGGCCCGGAGCTCCCTGACCGGGCGAAGCGGATCGACCTCGACAGACGATCGCCGGTTCGGGGCCCGATCGCGCTGTACCGCGCGGTCGCGGACGCGGACGTCCTCGTCTGTTCGCTTTACCACGCGACGATCGTCGGCCGACTGCTGAGTACCCTCGCGGGAGTGTCGGTCGTCAACTGGCACCACAGCGTTCGGTTCGCGAACGGGCTCCGCGAACGCTGCTACCTGGCAACCGCAGGGCTCTCAGATCGCATCCTCGCGGATTCGCCCGCGGTCGCGACCGTGCTGGACGAATCCTACGGCCTCGGCGAGAAAGTCAGCACCGTCCCGATCGCCGGCATCGACCTCGAGGAGTTCCGGCCGACGACCCACGCGGCCGGCGACGAACTCCGGGTCGTCACCGTCGGGTCGCTCGTACCGGCGAAGCGACACCGGGCGGTGCTCGAAGCCGCGCGCGTGCTGGACGAGCGCGAGGGCGCCCCGTCGGTCTCGGTCACGATCGCCGGGTCGGGCGAGCTGGCCGCCGATCTCCGACAGCGGCGCGACGCGCTGGGCCTCCAGCGCGTCTCGCTCCCCGGACACGTCGACGACGTCCCCGCCCTCCTTCGCGAGCACGATATCTACCTCCACACCGCCGCGTACGAGGGGCTCTGCCTCGCCGCGCTGGAGGCGATGGCCTGCGAACTCCCGGTCGTCTCGACGCGCGTCGGCGGCCCCGCGACCTACGTCGAGGACGGCCGATCGGGCTACTTGCTCGACGAGGCGGATCCACACGCGATCGCCGACGCGATCCGCCGGCTATCGGATCCCGACCGGCGCCGGGAGTTCGGCGGCCGCGGGCGCGAGATCGTCGAGAACGGCTACTCGCAGGCTGCGCTGGTCTCGGCGTTCGAGTCCGCCATCGAAGCGTGTCTGGACGGAAACGAGCGCGAACGGGTCGACGGGCGGGCGAGGGTGGAGCCGTCGTGA